Proteins from one Camelina sativa cultivar DH55 chromosome 8, Cs, whole genome shotgun sequence genomic window:
- the LOC104709991 gene encoding BEL1-like homeodomain protein 9: MADAYEPYHVLQQSRRDKLRIPSLDSHFHFHPPPPPSSSGGGSGVFPLADSDFLAAGGFXVNSGFCRSAAEANAAAVTVASRSSGPLGPFTGYASILKGSRFLKPAQMLLDEFCNVGRGIYTDKVIDDDDSSLLFDPTVENLCGVSDGGGGDNGKKKSKLISMLDEVYKRYKQYYEQLQAVMGSFECVAGLGHAAPYATLALKALSKHFKCLKNAITDQLQFSYNNKIQQQCGHPMNSENKTDSLRFGGSDSSRGFCSAGQRHGFPDHHAPVWRPHRGLPERAVTVLRAWLFDHFLHPYPTDTDKLMLAKQTGLSRNQVSNWFINARVRVWKPMVEEIHMLETRQSQRSSSSSWRDERSSNTVFPDNSNNNPSSSAAHQRANNSSPARRARNDDVHGTTNNNNNNSYVNTGSGGGFSYGIGSSNVPVMSNSTNGGVSLTLGLHHQIGLPEPFPMTTAQRFGLDGGSGDGGGGGGYEGQNRQFGRDFIGGSNHQFLHDFVG, translated from the exons ATGGCTGATGCATACGAGCCTTATCATGTTCTTCAACAAAGCCGTCGAGACAAGCTTCGTATTCCTTCTCTTGATTCCCACTTCCACTTtcaccctcctcctcctccttcctccaGCGGCGGTGGCAGCGGAGTGTTTCCCCTCGCCGATTCCGATTTCCTAGCAGCCGGTGGCTTT NTTGTTAACTCTGGATTCTGTAGATCTGCCGCTGAAGCCAACGCCGCCGCCGTCACCGTTGCGTCCAGAAGCTCTGGTCCTCTGGGACCTTTCACGGGATACGCATCGATACTTAAAGGATCAAGGTTCTTGAAACCAGCACAGATGCTTCTTGATGAGTTTTGTAATGTGGGTCGTGGGATTTACACCGACAAAGTCATCGACGACGATGATTCTTCTCTGCTTTTTGATCCGACGGTTGAGAATCTCTGCGGCGTTTCTGATGGCGGCGGAGGAGataatggaaagaaaaaatcaaaactcatcTCCATGCTCGACGAg GTTTACAAGAGGTATAAGCAATACTATGAGCAGCTACAAGCTGTGATGGGATCATTCGAATGCGTTGCAGGTCTTGGTCACGCTGCTCCGTACGCAACCTTAGCCTTAAAAGCATTGTCTAAGCATTTCAAGTGTTTGAAGAATGCTATAACGGACCAGCTTCAGTTCAGCTACAATAACAAGATACAACAACAATGTGGTCATCCGATGAACTCCGAGAATAAGACCGATTCTTTGAGATTTGGAGGAAGTGATAGTTCTAGAGGCTTTTGTTCTGCTGGTCAGAGACACGGATTTCCTGATCATCATGCTCCTGTTTGGAGACCGCACCGTGGCCTACCAGAACGTGCCGTTACTGTTCTAAGGGCTTGGCTCTTCGATCATTTCTTGCATCC TTATCCAACTGATACAGACAAACTCATGCTGGCTAAGCAGACAGGTCTCTCCAGAAATCAG GTATCGAATTGGTTCATAAACGCACGAGTTAGGGTTTGGAAACCGATGGTGGAAGAGATTCACATGCTGGAGACTCGACAATCTCAgagatcctcttcttcttcttggagagACGAACGTAGCAGCAACACCGTCTTCCCtgacaacagcaacaacaacccTTCTTCCTCCGCAGCACATCAAAGAGCTAACAACTCATCTCCGGCTAGACGGGCTCGAAACGACGACGTTCACGgcaccaccaacaacaacaataacaacagcTACGTAAACACTGGGAGCGGTGGCGGCTTCTCGTACGGGATTGGGTCTTCGAATGTCCCGGTGATGAGTAACAGCACAAACGGAGGAGTGTCGTTGACGCTAGGGCTTCATCATCAGATTGGTTTGCCGGAGCCGTTTCCGATGACAACTGCTCAGAGGTTCGGGCTTGATGGTGGTAGTGGGGACGGTGGTGGCGGAGGTGGGTATGAAGGACAAAATCGTCAGTTTGGGAGAGATTTTATTGGTGGTAGTAATCATCAGTTTCTACATGATTTTGTAGGATGA
- the LOC104708945 gene encoding PRA1 family protein A1, with protein sequence MDWGNVTVEDLVDALREVDWSSPPRPPSEFFSRFTVPKSFSKWDSRLKCNLYYYRTNYFIMIVVILGLGFFTRPLAIFSAFLTALSVAFLNDSFAGSFSEKATRTTRNFSPQLAAKMRPPLKPVTRGRPSAKRAIHVCGQPRWVFVLTCSLVSLALWYISCGLFTLSLALLIGLLATVLHASLRTPNLKARLNTFREEFRAVWRNYSEI encoded by the exons ATGGATTGGGGAAACGTAACGGTTGAGGATCTCGTCGATGCTCTCCGTGAAGTTGACTGGTCTTCTCCGCCGCGTCCGCCTTCTGAGTTCTTCTCTAGGTTCACCGTTCCTAAATCTTTCTCTAAATGGGATAGTCGCCTCAAGTGCAATCTCTACTA CTACCGTACAAACTATTTCATCATGATCGTCGTTATACTTG GATTGGGATTTTTCACAAGGCCTCTAGCCatcttctctgcttttttgACAGCATTAAGTGTTGCATTCCTAAAtgacag CTTTGCAGGCTCTTTTAGTGAGAAGGCAACTCGAACCACCAGAAATTTCTCTCCACAGTTAGCTGCTAAAATGAGACCTCCTTTGAA GCCTGTCACTCGTGGACGTCCATCAGCAAAGAGAGCTATCCATGTATGTGGTCAACCCCGTTGGGTCTTTGTCTTGACATGCTCACTTG TGAGTTTAGCCCTTTGGTATATTTCCTGTGGTTTGTTCACACTCTCGTTGGCCCTACTCATTGGACTTCTTG CTACAGTTCTTCATGCAAGCTTGAGAACACCGAACTTGAAAGCACGTCTTAACACATTTAGGGAGGAGTTCCGAGCTGTATGGCGTAACTACAGCGAGATTTAG